Proteins encoded in a region of the Uloborus diversus isolate 005 chromosome 1, Udiv.v.3.1, whole genome shotgun sequence genome:
- the LOC129227791 gene encoding protein YIPF5-like: MATDNSGYYDWNATQKNVDPAGGAYRYDFGQPEFGTQPQFGQFDYDSSQNVKISSHPSSAQNQGIYYTPPTAYAGSILTPEASSPFTESNEENYEDEPPLLEELGINFDHIWQKTIAVLNPIKEPNASILQETDLTGPLVFCLCFGGFLLLSGKVHFGYIYGIGVVGCICMYALLNLMSENGVSVGCTISVLGYCLLPMVVLSGLSVLSLKGTICTVFTIIAVSWCSLSASKLFVTALAMDHQQPLVAYPCALLYGVFALLTIF, encoded by the coding sequence ATGGCCACCGACAATTCTGGCTATTACGATTGGAATGCTACCCAAAAAAATGTTGATCCGGCTGGAGGTGCTTATCGTTACGATTTTGGCCAGCCAGAGTTTGGCACACAACCTCAGTTTGGCCAATTCGATTACGACAGTTCTCAAAATGTAAAGATTTCATCTCATCCTAGCTCTGCACAGAATCAGGGTATCTACTATACGCCCCCTACAGCATACGCTGGCAGCATCTTAACTCCTGAAGCTTCATCGCCATTCACTGAAAGCAACGAGGAAAATTATGAAGACGAGCCTCCTTTGCTTGAAGAGCTTGGAATAAATTTTGATCACATTTGGCAAAAGACTATTGCAGTTTTGAACCCAATCAAAGAACCTAATGCTTCAATTTTGCAAGAAACCGATTTGACAGGAcctttagttttttgtttatgttttggtGGATTTCTGCTCCTTAGCGGAAAAGTTCATTTTGGGTACATCTATGGTATTGGTGTAGTGGGGTGCATTTGTATGTACGCATTATTAAATTTAATGAGTGAAAATGGAGTATCTGTTGGTTGCACCATAAGTGTGTTGGGATACTGTCTACTACCCATGGTTGTTTTGTCAGGGCTGTCGGTATTGTCATTAAAAGGTACTATATGTACTGTCTTCACTATTATTGCGGTATCCTGGTGTTCTTTGTCTGCTTCTAAATTATTTGTAACAGCCTTGGCAATGGATCATCAGCAACCTTTAGTTGCATATCCTTGTGCATTATTATATGGGGTATTTGCAttgttaactatattttaa